Proteins from a single region of Herpetosiphon gulosus:
- a CDS encoding chromosome condensation regulator RCC1 → MRHSLFCALLLIGLTFLPQASAATADELSQAVTTRQISGGENFSCGIFDGAAYCWGNNADGRLGIGVDFNRTWYVKTPAPVVGLGSNMLQVATGSRAACGLLSNGTVKCWGDNSYGQLGNGTTNDSLVPVAVAGLSNVKSLAVGTAYDHMCALKQSGQVVCWGFNDRGQLGNGTTNNSTTPVNVTGLTSNVETVFVGISTSCAIVAGAAKCWGSGGSGQLGNGSFNSSSIPVQVSGLTSGVTDMALGGTSTCAIVAGAAKCWGSGGSGQLGNGTLNTSLFPIQVYGLTANVKNIMSGYNHVCAIVNTSIGARGNEMLCWGNNDFHQVGSTNNYEMIPFTVANANSSTKLGSGRNHSCTIIMASVIRCWGLNSDAQLGIGTQEPEVATPTNVIRPMAQVVEMDLGAVHRDCQVDCVFRPITPESVRQSEWPIGCESVPSLAA, encoded by the coding sequence ATGCGTCATAGCCTGTTTTGTGCACTTTTATTAATTGGATTGACATTTTTGCCTCAAGCTTCGGCAGCAACTGCGGACGAATTAAGCCAAGCGGTTACTACCCGCCAAATTAGCGGCGGCGAGAATTTCTCGTGTGGTATTTTTGATGGCGCGGCATATTGTTGGGGTAATAATGCTGACGGACGGCTGGGAATTGGGGTTGACTTTAACCGCACATGGTATGTTAAAACGCCTGCACCAGTCGTCGGGCTTGGAAGTAATATGCTGCAAGTTGCCACTGGAAGTCGTGCAGCATGTGGCCTCTTAAGCAATGGAACTGTCAAATGTTGGGGTGATAATAGCTATGGGCAACTTGGCAACGGAACTACCAACGACTCACTTGTGCCTGTGGCTGTGGCTGGCTTGAGCAATGTTAAAAGCCTGGCGGTCGGCACTGCCTATGATCATATGTGTGCCTTGAAACAGTCAGGACAGGTAGTTTGCTGGGGGTTCAACGATCGGGGCCAGTTAGGCAATGGAACAACGAATAATTCAACAACTCCAGTTAATGTCACTGGATTAACCTCTAATGTCGAAACAGTGTTTGTCGGTATCAGTACCAGCTGCGCGATTGTGGCGGGGGCTGCCAAATGTTGGGGCAGTGGTGGCTCTGGCCAGCTTGGCAATGGAAGCTTTAATAGTTCAAGTATTCCAGTTCAAGTAAGTGGTCTAACCAGTGGCGTGACCGACATGGCGCTTGGTGGCACCTCAACCTGCGCGATTGTAGCAGGGGCTGCCAAATGTTGGGGCAGTGGTGGCTCTGGCCAGCTTGGCAATGGAACACTTAACACTTCGCTCTTCCCAATCCAAGTGTATGGGTTAACCGCCAACGTTAAGAATATCATGAGCGGGTATAACCATGTCTGTGCAATTGTTAATACCAGCATCGGTGCACGGGGCAATGAAATGCTGTGCTGGGGTAATAATGATTTCCATCAAGTAGGGTCAACCAATAACTATGAGATGATTCCTTTTACAGTGGCAAACGCCAATAGCTCAACCAAACTTGGCAGTGGACGCAACCATTCATGTACCATTATTATGGCTTCAGTGATACGTTGTTGGGGGCTGAATAGCGATGCACAGCTTGGAATTGGAACACAAGAACCAGAGGTCGCTACGCCTACCAATGTTATTCGACCAATGGCTCAGGTTGTCGAGATGGATTTAGGGGCCGTACATAGGGACTGTCAAGTAGATTGTGTATTTCGCCCCATTACCCCGGAAAGCGTCCGTCAAAGCGAATGGCCAATTGGTTGCGAATCCGTGCCCAGTTTGGCAGCGTGA